The following are from one region of the Nicotiana tabacum cultivar K326 chromosome 3, ASM71507v2, whole genome shotgun sequence genome:
- the LOC107793337 gene encoding uncharacterized protein LOC107793337, whose amino-acid sequence MTFLGAYFSSQQPSVLLTRNENTTMAALSSSKSYHIRSISLLGRSHPNTQRVEEELNKLKTLDTTVAPAAETICSALFDLEMLHKCMDDLLNLPQTLKSLSKYQNGKWIEDLLEKSVRIIDVCGTARDLVSRSKESVRDLQSALSQEERRFKCRSQHF is encoded by the coding sequence ATGACCTTTCTTGGGGCTTATTTCTCATCACAACAGCCCAGTGTTCTTCTCACAAGAAACGAAAATACTACCATGGCtgctctttcttcttcaaaatccTACCACATTCGATCAATCAGTTTACTAGGACGATCACACCCAAACACTCAAAGAGTGGAAGAGGAGCTTAATAAGCTCAAGACATTGGATACAACAGTTGCACCAGCAGCTGAGACAATCTGTTCTGCTTTATTTGATTTGGAGATGTTACACAAGTGCATGGATGATCTTCTGAATTTGCCTCAAACCCTTAAATCCCTTTCCAAATATCAAAACGGGAAATGGATCGAAGATTTATTGGAAAAATCAGTGAGAATCATTGATGTGTGTGGCACAGCAAGGGATCTAGTTTCTCGAAGCAAGGAAAGTGTAAGAGATCTTCAATCTGCTCTCTCTCAGGAGGAAAGGAGATTCAAGTGCAGAAGCCAGCATTTCTAG